TACGCCCGCAAAAGCTCGCTCGGCGCTCGGCCCGGTGACGAGCTGCACCTCTGCACCCATGAGCGCAGCCACTTCTGCCAGGGCAAAACCCATCTTGCCTGAGGAGCGGTTGGTGACAAAGCGGACCGGGTCAATGTCTTCCTCGGTGCGTCCGGCCGTGACCAACACCCGTTTCCCCGCCAGCTCCTTTGAGCCGAGGAGCACCGCCTTCAAGGCATCGACGATGCGCTCCTTTTCCGCCAGGCGCCCCCATCCCTCCTCGCCACAGGCCAGCTCACCAGCTTCGGCGTCCACGAAAATGTAGCCCAGGCGCTTCAGTTGAGCCACATTCTCGCGGAAGACCGGCTTGGCGTACATCTCCTTGTTCATCGCTGGGCAAAAGATGACCGGCACAGTCGTGGCGGCGATGAGCGTGGTCAACAGGTCGTCGGCGATACCAGCGGCTACTTTGGCTACGCAGTTGGCGGTGGCAGGAGCCACCACCACCGCGTGCGGCCAGCGGGCAATCTCGATGTGCACCGTCCCGCCTTTGCCGACGCCAGGAAAGAGTTCGGTGAGCACAGGATTCTGGCTCAATGTCTCAAAGGTCAACGGGGTAACAAACTGCCCCGCAGCCTTGGTCATAACCACTCTCACCTCGGCGCCTTCTGCCTTGAGGGCCCGCACGAGCTCACAGCTCTTGTACGCAGCTATGCCGCCGGTCACGCCGAGGACGATTCTCTTGCCCTGAAAAAGCATGTCCTGCCTACTCTTCTCCCTTTGCCGAAGCGGACTCCTCCGCAGGGGAAGCATCCTCGCGCTCCACGTAGGTGTAGCGCAGCTTCCCCTCCAAGAACTCCTGAAGGGCCTGGCTGGTCGGTTTCGGCAAACGCATATATGGCTTGTGGATCGGTTCGCGGGGCTGGTCATCGTCAAGTGGTTCAT
This window of the Calditrichota bacterium genome carries:
- the coaBC gene encoding bifunctional phosphopantothenoylcysteine decarboxylase/phosphopantothenate--cysteine ligase CoaBC; amino-acid sequence: MLFQGKRIVLGVTGGIAAYKSCELVRALKAEGAEVRVVMTKAAGQFVTPLTFETLSQNPVLTELFPGVGKGGTVHIEIARWPHAVVVAPATANCVAKVAAGIADDLLTTLIAATTVPVIFCPAMNKEMYAKPVFRENVAQLKRLGYIFVDAEAGELACGEEGWGRLAEKERIVDALKAVLLGSKELAGKRVLVTAGRTEEDIDPVRFVTNRSSGKMGFALAEVAALMGAEVQLVTGPSAERAFAGVNCQRVRTSAEMAEAVRSALLDVDALIMAAAVADFRPKHVSPHKLKKGLEHVALELERTEDILATAGRHKGRRVLVGFAVETENEIDNAKAKLTAKNLDMIVLNNPTEPGAGFGTDTNKVTLIKRDGTVQKLPLMSKREVARLILLQVAELLAARPTGQA
- the rpoZ gene encoding DNA-directed RNA polymerase subunit omega, which codes for MLYNISLEEIEKHAESVYEAVVVIAKRARQINDEQKQLVEMEMREALAEIKDEPLDDDQPREPIHKPYMRLPKPTSQALQEFLEGKLRYTYVEREDASPAEESASAKGEE